The Candidatus Deferrimicrobiaceae bacterium genome includes a region encoding these proteins:
- a CDS encoding VCBS repeat-containing protein — protein MGLQTQIWKYAFASAMVVAGFATISMAEPFVDITSDSGMALNGRNKGVAIADVDGDGLQDIFISNKGGPSHLYLNLGNGKFKDVTEEAGLSETGYAMGSSFGDVNNDGKPELYVAKGGRYEIESNRLYFNASTPGHVKFIDITETSGTGIKAFTYGSTMFDYDHDGRLDIYCSNYGVGQHNVLFRNETNGPRPEDVKFVDVTDKAGVGTGTWSWSAVAFDYDGDGWDDLYVSTGRYPGVGRNLLYHNNHDGTFTDVAETAGVTNGAWTLGTGVGDINNSGRLSMYISNYVGGNKMMLNLGNGKFKDITKESGTAHNGWGKGTGFADTDHSGYLSMYEGDCKFSNQLYHNNGNLTFTDIVDKFPSMKLETIRTKGVAFFDVDGDGDQDLVVMNWEVGPRLYRNDQNDGNWIKVKAVGTTWADPSDRPKSSHDAVGATVKLFDASGKLLGFRQVMTSNGFCSCPPLEVHFGAPAGGSYTVEVTFPSGIKVTKNVTAGAAYEVRETE, from the coding sequence ATGGGACTCCAGACACAAATCTGGAAGTACGCGTTTGCCTCGGCCATGGTTGTCGCCGGGTTTGCCACGATCTCGATGGCAGAGCCGTTTGTCGACATCACGTCCGACTCGGGCATGGCCCTAAACGGGCGCAACAAGGGTGTCGCAATCGCCGACGTCGACGGAGACGGCCTCCAGGACATCTTCATTTCCAATAAAGGGGGCCCGAGCCACCTTTACCTTAACCTGGGCAATGGCAAGTTCAAGGACGTCACCGAAGAGGCCGGCTTGTCCGAAACGGGCTATGCCATGGGGTCTTCCTTCGGCGACGTCAACAACGACGGCAAGCCCGAGCTCTACGTCGCCAAGGGCGGCCGCTACGAGATCGAGTCCAACCGGCTCTATTTCAACGCCAGCACCCCCGGGCACGTGAAGTTCATCGACATCACCGAAACGTCGGGAACCGGCATCAAGGCGTTCACCTACGGTTCCACGATGTTCGATTATGATCACGACGGTCGCCTCGACATCTACTGTTCCAACTACGGCGTGGGCCAGCACAACGTGCTGTTCCGCAACGAGACCAACGGCCCACGGCCCGAAGACGTCAAGTTCGTCGACGTCACCGACAAGGCCGGCGTGGGCACCGGCACCTGGTCCTGGAGCGCCGTGGCGTTCGATTACGACGGCGACGGGTGGGACGATCTCTACGTCTCCACCGGCCGGTACCCCGGCGTGGGCCGCAACCTGCTCTACCACAACAACCACGACGGCACCTTCACCGACGTGGCCGAGACCGCGGGCGTCACCAACGGCGCCTGGACGCTGGGCACGGGCGTGGGCGACATCAACAACAGCGGCCGGCTCTCCATGTATATCTCGAACTACGTCGGCGGCAACAAGATGATGCTCAACCTGGGCAACGGCAAGTTCAAGGACATCACGAAAGAGTCCGGCACCGCCCACAACGGGTGGGGCAAGGGCACCGGCTTCGCCGACACCGACCATAGCGGCTACCTCAGCATGTACGAGGGCGACTGCAAGTTCTCGAACCAGCTCTATCACAACAACGGAAACCTGACCTTCACCGATATCGTCGACAAGTTCCCGTCCATGAAGCTCGAGACCATCCGCACCAAGGGCGTGGCGTTCTTCGACGTCGACGGCGACGGCGACCAGGACCTGGTCGTGATGAACTGGGAAGTCGGCCCCCGCCTCTACCGCAACGACCAGAACGACGGCAACTGGATCAAGGTCAAGGCCGTCGGCACGACCTGGGCCGATCCGTCCGACCGGCCCAAGTCCAGCCACGATGCGGTGGGCGCGACCGTCAAGCTGTTCGACGCCTCCGGCAAGTTGCTCGGCTTCCGCCAGGTGATGACCTCCAACGGATTCTGCAGTTGCCCGCCGCTCGAAGTTCACTTCGGCGCCCCCGCGGGTGGCAGCTACACGGTCGAGGTCACGTTCCCCAGCGGGATCAAGGTCACGAAAAATGTCACGGCCGGCGCGGCCTACGAAGTTCGGGAAACCGAATAG
- a CDS encoding right-handed parallel beta-helix repeat-containing protein — protein sequence MRHWLAWGAAFLAMAVAMLAAAADDRPVRKISGPIDNDAVWEGRVLVEQTVAVRAGVRLTIRPGAEILFVKGTGLEVSGILSAVGTSDRPIRFGSAEPAPARGDWKGLLLAGPGDNSVLHRAVVTDAETVQVHGGAPEISECTIRRMITGVFIGKDMSGNISKNTITDMSTHGIDCQIGSTPSIVGNTIRKCDKSGIIAQRNSAPVISGNAIGECNSGISFGSPAPAPEGNRIDNCTVGIALNNVGNGMAVRGNHLFRNATGLWIENFSSPKIEGNVFDNNGAGIFCFRSSSPDIVQNRLVGNQNGIACSQMSAPRIASNDFSRNETGVYLTLSSYARINGNNFDKNDIQVKLDNMSHDWEVRVGRKPGRGAFARSRTQAGQGKGMVAGTKATQEENDVPVGEGTIEATGNWWGEKDTAEMAAKGPAANIGSLVDGYDVPTRTYEGYPGEYLQDRINYKDWKTSRIPGTGVPDAQREDRAK from the coding sequence ATGAGGCATTGGTTGGCATGGGGAGCGGCCTTTTTGGCGATGGCGGTTGCGATGTTGGCGGCCGCCGCCGATGATCGGCCAGTCCGAAAGATATCCGGCCCGATCGACAACGATGCCGTATGGGAAGGTCGCGTGCTCGTAGAGCAAACCGTGGCCGTCAGGGCGGGCGTCCGGCTGACCATCCGCCCGGGCGCCGAGATCCTTTTCGTCAAGGGGACCGGGCTCGAAGTGTCGGGGATCCTGTCGGCCGTCGGCACTTCCGACCGGCCGATCCGCTTCGGATCCGCCGAACCGGCCCCCGCGCGGGGCGACTGGAAAGGCCTGTTGCTCGCGGGGCCCGGCGACAACAGCGTGCTGCACCGGGCGGTCGTGACCGATGCAGAGACGGTCCAGGTCCACGGCGGTGCTCCCGAAATATCGGAGTGCACGATCCGGAGGATGATCACCGGCGTCTTCATCGGGAAGGACATGTCGGGGAACATCTCGAAGAACACGATCACCGACATGTCGACGCACGGGATCGATTGCCAGATAGGCTCCACCCCTTCGATCGTCGGCAACACCATCCGGAAGTGCGACAAGTCCGGCATCATCGCGCAACGGAACTCGGCCCCCGTCATTTCGGGCAATGCCATCGGCGAATGCAACAGCGGCATCAGTTTCGGGTCTCCCGCACCCGCGCCCGAGGGGAACCGGATCGACAACTGCACCGTCGGGATCGCGCTGAACAACGTGGGAAACGGGATGGCGGTCCGGGGTAATCATTTGTTCCGCAATGCGACCGGCTTGTGGATCGAGAATTTTTCCTCGCCCAAGATCGAGGGCAACGTGTTCGACAATAACGGGGCCGGCATCTTCTGCTTCAGGTCGTCCAGCCCCGACATCGTCCAGAACCGCCTTGTCGGCAACCAGAACGGGATCGCGTGCTCCCAGATGTCCGCGCCGAGGATCGCCTCGAACGACTTCTCCCGGAACGAGACCGGCGTCTACCTGACGCTGTCGTCCTATGCCCGCATCAATGGCAACAACTTCGACAAAAATGACATCCAGGTCAAGCTGGACAACATGTCGCACGACTGGGAAGTGCGGGTCGGCCGGAAACCGGGAAGGGGAGCGTTTGCCCGCTCCAGGACCCAGGCCGGGCAAGGGAAGGGAATGGTTGCGGGAACGAAGGCCACGCAGGAGGAGAACGACGTCCCGGTGGGGGAGGGGACCATCGAAGCGACCGGCAACTGGTGGGGGGAGAAAGACACCGCCGAGATGGCGGCCAAGGGGCCTGCGGCAAACATCGGTTCGCTGGTCGACGGCTACGATGTGCCGACCCGGACCTACGAGGGGTATCCCGGAGAATATCTCCAGGATCGGATAAACTATAAAGATTGGAAAACGTCCCGGATTCCAGGCACGGGCGTCCCGGATGCACAAAGAGAGGATCGGGCGAAATGA
- a CDS encoding PQQ-binding-like beta-propeller repeat protein, with protein MAACTLKASSPASCTVKELWRFGTGGFVDSAPALAGDLVYAGSWDHSLYALDTETGRMRWSFDAGDFIDSAPLAARGMVYACAWNRRLFCLDGLSGRLSWSFEMPPSAFDDHRQSSPVLAGNNVLVGGFDGIVYALDSASGRKAWELPTGGPIRCRPDPAGFAGSGDGFLYAFDPATGAMRWRFGAGDAVNSGPVAYGGRVYFGCRNGKIFCVDAGSGRVAWIRDTGSRIEYSAPLLVEGLLFIGDCDGMLHALRPADGSSAWTFRAAGPIYSSPVLAGGSVVFGDNGGGVYFLDPATGRERARFAAGGAVQAVAPGPSGSVLCGSRDGHVYMLTRSGGDR; from the coding sequence TTGGCGGCCTGTACGCTCAAGGCGTCGTCCCCGGCCTCCTGCACGGTGAAGGAACTCTGGAGATTCGGGACCGGCGGCTTCGTCGACTCGGCACCGGCCTTGGCCGGCGATCTCGTCTACGCCGGGTCGTGGGACCATTCCCTCTACGCGCTGGACACGGAAACGGGACGCATGCGATGGTCCTTCGATGCGGGAGATTTCATCGATTCGGCGCCGCTGGCTGCGCGCGGGATGGTCTACGCCTGCGCCTGGAACCGGCGCTTGTTCTGCCTTGACGGCCTTTCCGGCCGACTTTCCTGGTCCTTCGAGATGCCCCCCTCGGCGTTCGACGACCATCGCCAATCCAGCCCCGTCCTTGCCGGGAATAACGTGCTGGTCGGCGGGTTCGACGGGATCGTGTACGCGCTCGACAGCGCTTCGGGCCGGAAGGCGTGGGAACTGCCGACGGGCGGCCCGATCCGATGCCGGCCCGATCCCGCGGGCTTCGCGGGCTCCGGCGACGGATTCCTCTACGCGTTCGATCCCGCCACGGGCGCGATGCGCTGGCGGTTCGGCGCGGGCGATGCGGTCAACAGCGGGCCGGTCGCGTACGGCGGTCGCGTCTATTTCGGTTGCCGGAACGGAAAGATCTTCTGCGTCGACGCCGGGAGCGGGCGCGTCGCCTGGATCCGGGACACCGGGAGCCGGATCGAATATTCCGCGCCGCTCCTCGTCGAAGGGTTGCTGTTCATCGGCGACTGCGACGGGATGCTTCACGCCCTGCGCCCGGCCGACGGGTCGTCCGCATGGACCTTCCGGGCCGCCGGGCCGATCTATTCGTCGCCGGTGCTCGCGGGCGGGTCGGTCGTGTTCGGGGACAACGGGGGCGGCGTGTATTTTCTCGACCCCGCGACCGGACGCGAGCGCGCGCGGTTCGCGGCCGGGGGCGCCGTTCAGGCGGTAGCGCCGGGGCCGTCCGGGTCTGTCTTGTGCGGGTCGCGCGACGGGCATGTCTATATGCTCACACGCTCGGGAGGCGATCGATGA
- a CDS encoding carboxypeptidase-like regulatory domain-containing protein, with protein sequence MKVRSTLFTAAMVLMAAFMIEGCATPKVAGRPGLTGTIFAPADNAYLYVYKKGVTPHGPAEVITPLSTLADGAFSVELPPGEYTVVARRRATNENGGPLVAGDRRSEPVDIKVGTDGKIVLNLVMNVKEDAEYKSSFIPPKEWTTAVAGTVRDSEGNPVQGTRVHAYTYVQMSERPKYVSERTGPDGKFVIFLPKGGTYYLAARDRFGGPPRIGDLYGRYDEGSINPTGVVLKDGERKEGIDIMVFRVW encoded by the coding sequence ATGAAGGTTCGCTCGACGCTGTTCACCGCCGCCATGGTCCTGATGGCCGCGTTCATGATCGAGGGGTGCGCGACCCCCAAGGTCGCCGGCAGGCCCGGCTTAACCGGCACCATCTTCGCCCCCGCCGACAATGCGTATCTCTATGTCTACAAGAAGGGCGTCACGCCCCATGGCCCGGCCGAGGTGATCACTCCGCTCTCGACGCTGGCGGACGGCGCCTTCTCGGTCGAGCTGCCGCCCGGCGAGTACACGGTCGTCGCCCGCCGCCGCGCCACCAACGAGAACGGCGGGCCGCTGGTCGCCGGCGACCGCCGCAGCGAGCCGGTCGACATCAAGGTCGGCACCGACGGCAAGATCGTCCTCAACCTCGTGATGAACGTCAAGGAAGATGCCGAGTACAAGTCCTCCTTCATCCCCCCGAAGGAATGGACCACCGCGGTAGCCGGAACGGTCCGCGACTCCGAGGGCAACCCGGTGCAGGGGACCCGGGTCCATGCATACACTTACGTGCAGATGTCCGAGCGTCCCAAGTACGTGAGCGAGCGGACCGGCCCCGACGGGAAGTTCGTCATCTTCCTGCCGAAAGGCGGCACCTATTACCTGGCCGCGCGCGACCGCTTCGGCGGCCCGCCCCGCATCGGCGATCTCTACGGGCGCTACGACGAGGGCTCGATCAATCCGACCGGCGTCGTCCTCAAGGACGGCGAGCGCAAGGAAGGCATCGACATCATGGTGTTCCGGGTCTGGTAG
- a CDS encoding HEAT repeat domain-containing protein, with amino-acid sequence MKSTRSRVRWIGIGFFCLLFAACGTAGGERRVLHTAMPGTPLSPEAERAVEEAKAGDPGKIRALLGYFATEDNERLIRVMTAMGPKLESPMMAALDDPDPAKVELAAGLLGEIRAKEAVPRLTEMLKSDRSRRYIAAWALGEIRDPGSIPVLVGALSDRTESVVKASTRALINIGKKSTPAIVSALPGSSGRARKAMLRALEDIEDTGAEDALLAVLDTEKDPVIQAAAARALSKCGTVKCYAPLERWLLEGETGVRVECAWSLGILIAKPSEGALRKTLEDADPNVREWSARALENITGERVLYRDAKGKKVLPYNLYR; translated from the coding sequence ATGAAGTCGACGCGGTCAAGGGTGCGGTGGATCGGCATCGGGTTCTTCTGCCTCCTCTTCGCGGCGTGCGGTACGGCCGGCGGCGAGCGTCGCGTCCTCCACACAGCGATGCCGGGGACCCCCCTCTCTCCCGAGGCCGAACGGGCGGTCGAAGAGGCAAAGGCGGGCGATCCGGGCAAGATCCGGGCATTGTTGGGATATTTCGCGACCGAAGACAACGAGCGGCTGATCCGCGTCATGACGGCGATGGGGCCCAAGCTCGAATCCCCGATGATGGCGGCGCTCGATGACCCGGATCCGGCCAAGGTCGAGCTGGCCGCGGGGCTGTTGGGCGAGATCCGGGCCAAAGAAGCGGTTCCCCGGCTGACGGAGATGCTCAAGTCCGACCGGTCGCGGCGGTATATCGCGGCGTGGGCATTGGGCGAGATCCGCGATCCGGGCTCCATTCCCGTGCTGGTGGGGGCGCTTTCCGATCGCACCGAGAGCGTGGTCAAGGCCTCCACGCGCGCGCTCATCAACATCGGCAAGAAGTCGACGCCGGCCATCGTTTCGGCGCTCCCCGGATCGTCGGGCCGGGCCCGGAAGGCGATGCTTCGTGCGCTCGAGGACATCGAGGACACGGGGGCCGAAGACGCGCTGCTTGCCGTCCTCGACACCGAAAAAGATCCTGTGATCCAGGCGGCGGCGGCGCGGGCGCTGTCCAAATGCGGCACCGTCAAGTGCTATGCGCCGCTCGAGCGTTGGTTGCTCGAGGGCGAGACTGGCGTGCGCGTCGAGTGCGCCTGGTCGCTGGGCATCCTCATCGCGAAGCCCTCCGAGGGCGCCTTGCGCAAGACGCTCGAAGACGCCGACCCCAACGTGCGCGAGTGGTCGGCGCGGGCGCTCGAGAACATCACCGGCGAGCGGGTGCTGTACCGCGACGCCAAGGGGAAGAAAGTGCTCCCCTACAATCTTTACAGGTAG
- a CDS encoding right-handed parallel beta-helix repeat-containing protein: MGILRSVILASLALCAVVVAVQPAGAADWLRYEKGYITKDTTWSGTVTIVGQTVVRRGVTLTILPGTVVKFEWIDEDGDEIGDGELTVEGKLIARGTKDNVITFTSARPNPKMKDWTFVQISVNKEALVEHCVFEYAFSGLQVHYSDAVIRNCLFRYNFEGVRFSTTDVRIENNDFVENYYAIRSEAHGSRAIVTKNRFRGNDFAFFPVQKNGETVKTFGNDIAESIHYNIKFGMNQKQDMDFANNWWGTADPAEIAETIWDGDREAGLGRVTWRPFLDKAPEGCGIQP, translated from the coding sequence ATGGGCATCCTTCGAAGCGTCATCCTGGCCTCGCTGGCGCTGTGCGCCGTCGTGGTGGCCGTCCAGCCGGCGGGGGCTGCGGACTGGTTGCGGTACGAGAAGGGCTACATCACGAAAGACACGACCTGGAGCGGGACCGTGACCATCGTGGGGCAGACCGTGGTGCGCCGCGGCGTCACGCTCACCATCCTCCCGGGCACCGTAGTGAAGTTCGAGTGGATCGACGAGGACGGCGACGAGATCGGCGACGGCGAGCTGACCGTCGAAGGGAAGCTGATCGCGCGCGGCACGAAGGACAACGTCATCACCTTCACGTCGGCCCGGCCGAACCCCAAGATGAAAGACTGGACGTTCGTGCAGATCTCGGTCAACAAGGAGGCGCTTGTCGAGCACTGCGTGTTCGAATACGCATTCTCGGGACTGCAGGTCCACTACTCCGACGCGGTGATCCGCAACTGCCTCTTCCGCTACAACTTCGAAGGCGTCCGGTTCTCGACCACCGACGTCCGCATCGAGAACAACGACTTCGTCGAGAACTACTACGCCATCCGGAGCGAGGCGCACGGCTCGCGCGCGATCGTGACCAAAAACCGTTTTCGGGGCAACGATTTCGCCTTTTTCCCGGTCCAGAAGAACGGGGAAACGGTCAAGACGTTCGGGAACGACATCGCCGAGAGCATCCACTACAACATCAAGTTCGGCATGAACCAGAAGCAGGACATGGACTTCGCGAACAACTGGTGGGGAACCGCCGATCCGGCCGAGATCGCCGAGACGATCTGGGACGGCGACCGGGAGGCGGGGCTCGGCCGGGTGACCTGGCGCCCGTTCCTCGACAAGGCGCCGGAGGGATGCGGCATCCAGCCGTGA
- a CDS encoding TlpA disulfide reductase family protein, with product MTRRALLLCLTAVLAILFTVQPATAFFGGGGGGMKEGDEAPAFAGTTIDGHPLSFAQLKGKKVVVLDFWSIYCASCVEEIPRLVEIYNEFKDKGLVMIGVNLDSFGTQRVVKFMQGMPTKINFPVLIDKDRKVATSFNAMVLPTTLVIGADGRIKFYHVGYKAGDEKHIRTVVADALKQIKK from the coding sequence ATGACCCGTAGAGCCCTTCTCCTTTGCTTGACCGCCGTGCTGGCGATCCTTTTCACTGTCCAGCCGGCGACGGCCTTCTTTGGCGGAGGCGGGGGCGGCATGAAAGAAGGCGACGAAGCGCCCGCCTTCGCGGGCACGACCATCGACGGCCACCCCCTGAGCTTCGCCCAGCTCAAGGGCAAGAAAGTCGTCGTCCTCGACTTCTGGTCCATCTACTGCGCCTCGTGCGTCGAAGAGATTCCCCGCCTGGTCGAGATCTACAACGAGTTCAAGGACAAGGGGCTGGTGATGATCGGCGTCAACCTCGACTCCTTCGGCACCCAGCGCGTCGTCAAGTTCATGCAGGGCATGCCGACCAAGATCAACTTCCCCGTCCTCATCGACAAGGACCGCAAGGTCGCCACCTCCTTCAACGCGATGGTGCTTCCCACCACGCTGGTCATCGGGGCCGACGGCCGGATCAAGTTTTATCATGTAGGCTACAAGGCGGGCGACGAGAAGCACATCCGCACCGTCGTCGCCGACGCCCTGAAACAAATCAAGAAATAG
- a CDS encoding permease, whose translation MLNDLPIIKDLFLAQARTLWPYYLGGVVFAALIKTFKWDRRIRASLIRYDRAAIFVAVGAGLVSPLCSCGIMPVVIALSAAGVPIAPVLALLITSPLMAPDAFILTVGQLGWVWALWKLAIAAMVGLSAGFTARWLSSRGVLSSTSFMVEKMYARDGKVRPGFEDIVNAGCFKSADGHEGHVHDRGNRFVFFLERFRDMAFEVGKFLLAALVIQALITFYLPLNLVEPVLGRRSALSILFATLLSVPLPVHQMAAPAIIKGLLATGMSPGAGMAMLVGGPVTSIPALATLAGVYERRAFVLYLAVGMTAALASGYLFQAFYG comes from the coding sequence GTGCTTAACGACCTTCCGATCATCAAAGACCTTTTCCTGGCCCAGGCCCGGACGCTCTGGCCTTATTATCTCGGCGGCGTCGTCTTCGCAGCCCTCATAAAAACCTTCAAATGGGACCGGCGAATCAGGGCCTCGCTCATCCGGTACGACCGGGCCGCCATCTTCGTGGCCGTCGGCGCCGGGCTCGTTTCCCCACTGTGCTCCTGCGGCATCATGCCCGTCGTGATCGCGCTGTCGGCGGCGGGCGTCCCAATTGCACCGGTGCTGGCGCTCCTCATCACCTCGCCCCTCATGGCGCCCGATGCTTTCATCCTGACCGTCGGGCAGCTCGGCTGGGTGTGGGCGTTGTGGAAACTCGCGATCGCGGCCATGGTCGGCCTTTCCGCAGGATTCACGGCGCGGTGGCTGTCATCCCGCGGCGTCCTTTCAAGTACCAGCTTCATGGTCGAGAAAATGTATGCCCGCGACGGCAAGGTCCGCCCCGGCTTCGAAGACATCGTGAACGCCGGTTGCTTCAAGAGCGCCGACGGCCACGAGGGGCATGTGCACGACCGGGGGAACCGGTTCGTCTTCTTCCTCGAACGGTTCCGCGACATGGCGTTCGAGGTGGGCAAGTTCCTGCTCGCCGCGCTGGTCATCCAGGCGCTGATCACCTTTTACCTGCCGCTGAATCTGGTCGAACCCGTTCTTGGGCGCCGGTCGGCGCTGTCGATCCTGTTCGCGACGCTCCTGTCCGTGCCCTTGCCGGTTCACCAGATGGCCGCACCGGCCATCATCAAGGGGTTGCTGGCCACCGGCATGAGCCCGGGGGCGGGGATGGCCATGCTGGTCGGCGGCCCCGTCACCAGCATCCCGGCGCTGGCGACGCTGGCGGGCGTCTACGAGCGGCGGGCATTCGTTCTCTACCTGGCCGTCGGCATGACGGCGGCGTTGGCCAGCGGCTACCTGTTCCAGGCGTTCTACGGTTGA
- a CDS encoding DUF362 domain-containing protein: protein MTESGRKGYGMAIDRRTFLKGVAAGSLAAGFGMIDGAGRGIGLGREAGAASGATTSLAVAKGAPPETLVRNAVRALGGMQRFVRKGDVVLLKPNIGWDRTVEQAANTNPEVVKAVARMCIEAGAKRVRVMDRPCNDPRRCYKNSGIKDAIESIGDPAVTIEHMDARKFVDRAFRGSKTLPGWSFYKDVLEADRLINIPIAKHHNAARLTMSLKNVMGVLGGNRGNIHHDLDQNIVELNTVVKFDLIVLDAVRILTANGPQGGRLQDVRKIDTVVAGTDPVAVDAYGATLFGIAGRDVPHVLYAAQKGLGEIDLAKVRILKA from the coding sequence GTGACGGAATCAGGACGGAAGGGGTACGGGATGGCGATCGACAGGCGAACGTTTCTGAAAGGAGTCGCGGCGGGCTCGCTGGCCGCGGGATTCGGGATGATCGACGGCGCCGGGCGCGGGATCGGGCTCGGGCGCGAGGCGGGGGCGGCGTCCGGGGCGACGACCTCGCTCGCGGTGGCCAAGGGGGCACCGCCCGAGACGCTGGTGCGCAACGCGGTCCGGGCGCTGGGCGGCATGCAGCGGTTTGTCCGCAAGGGCGACGTCGTCCTGCTCAAGCCCAACATCGGATGGGACCGCACCGTCGAGCAGGCGGCCAACACCAACCCCGAGGTCGTGAAGGCCGTCGCGCGCATGTGCATCGAGGCGGGCGCGAAAAGGGTCCGGGTGATGGATCGGCCGTGCAACGACCCGCGCCGCTGCTACAAGAACAGCGGCATCAAGGACGCGATCGAGTCGATCGGCGATCCCGCGGTCACCATCGAGCACATGGATGCGCGCAAGTTCGTCGACCGCGCGTTCCGCGGCAGCAAGACATTGCCGGGCTGGAGCTTCTACAAAGATGTCCTCGAGGCCGACCGGCTCATCAACATCCCGATCGCCAAGCACCACAACGCGGCGCGCCTGACGATGAGCCTCAAGAACGTCATGGGCGTTCTCGGCGGCAACCGCGGCAACATCCACCACGACCTCGACCAGAACATCGTCGAGCTCAATACGGTCGTCAAGTTCGACCTGATCGTCCTCGACGCGGTGCGCATCCTGACCGCCAACGGCCCGCAGGGCGGCCGCCTGCAGGATGTCCGTAAGATCGACACGGTCGTGGCGGGCACCGATCCGGTCGCCGTCGACGCCTACGGCGCGACGCTGTTCGGGATCGCGGGACGCGACGTCCCGCACGTGCTCTATGCCGCCCAGAAGGGGCTCGGGGAAATCGATCTCGCCAAGGTGAGGATATTAAAGGCCTGA
- a CDS encoding carboxypeptidase-like regulatory domain-containing protein gives MRKGLSTGILIVLALSLAGCAGRSTLRAAHGDLPVEVAVRVAWQEAPIAGARVEWRAGISPDDPGAVRSASTGPDGIARSAIPPGRYFLMAHWRKDGNYARPVQPGDRFSFFGGNPVYLSAGPPREIFLGLVEAVGPPPAAAGEETTAAGVSGVVLADGAPLADAHVFAYLRTDTAFRDMGFAASAPTGVDGAFFLDLPPGRYYLVARKRASGGIAGPLRKGDAFGYYPGNPVDVVPGDPLRVTLPATTLRLRNTPTYSASAAAPSFIEGRILGLDGRPRRGIYAALYDNPDLLNRPIFISEVTGDDGRYRLPVPIPGNYYLGARSGYGGSPVPGDFYGRYEGNAAHSVKIRGGDRLTGFDVEVSEVR, from the coding sequence TTGCGCAAGGGCCTCAGCACCGGGATCCTGATCGTCCTGGCGCTCTCTCTCGCCGGTTGCGCCGGCCGATCCACGCTTCGCGCCGCGCACGGCGACCTGCCGGTCGAGGTCGCGGTCCGGGTCGCCTGGCAAGAGGCGCCGATCGCCGGCGCCCGTGTCGAATGGCGTGCCGGCATCTCGCCCGACGATCCCGGCGCCGTCCGGTCGGCATCGACCGGGCCCGACGGCATCGCCCGTTCCGCGATCCCGCCCGGCCGGTATTTTTTGATGGCCCACTGGCGCAAGGACGGCAACTACGCCAGGCCCGTCCAGCCGGGCGACCGCTTCTCCTTCTTCGGCGGCAACCCCGTCTACCTTTCCGCGGGGCCTCCCCGCGAGATCTTCCTCGGCCTGGTCGAGGCCGTCGGGCCGCCCCCTGCCGCGGCAGGAGAGGAGACGACGGCAGCCGGCGTGTCGGGCGTGGTGCTGGCCGACGGCGCCCCGCTGGCCGATGCGCATGTTTTCGCCTACCTCCGGACCGACACCGCCTTCCGCGACATGGGCTTCGCCGCTTCGGCGCCGACCGGGGTCGACGGCGCCTTCTTCCTCGACCTTCCGCCGGGGCGTTATTACCTGGTCGCGCGCAAGCGCGCCTCCGGCGGAATCGCCGGGCCGCTGCGCAAGGGTGACGCGTTCGGCTATTACCCGGGGAACCCGGTCGACGTCGTCCCGGGCGACCCGCTTCGGGTCACGCTCCCTGCGACGACGCTCCGGCTGAGGAACACGCCCACCTATTCCGCGTCCGCCGCCGCCCCGTCCTTCATCGAGGGGCGCATCCTCGGTTTGGACGGCAGGCCCCGGCGCGGGATCTATGCGGCGCTCTACGACAACCCCGACCTGCTCAACCGGCCGATCTTCATCTCCGAGGTCACGGGTGACGACGGCCGTTACCGGCTGCCGGTGCCGATCCCCGGGAACTATTACCTCGGCGCCCGCAGCGGCTACGGCGGCTCCCCGGTGCCGGGCGACTTCTACGGCCGGTACGAGGGGAATGCCGCGCATTCGGTCAAGATCCGCGGCGGCGACCGGCTTACCGGTTTCGATGTCGAGGTCTCCGAGGTCCGGTGA